A genomic window from Alkalihalobacillus sp. AL-G includes:
- a CDS encoding cytochrome c oxidase assembly protein codes for MHNHQDIGSLSEFGMTTLWNPFVLLLSVAVLGIYFFYTHKGPYKDKVTRLQQVWFTVAVICVYVAKGTPLSVIGHHYSFTFHMIQMSLLYFIVPPLALIGLPADFLRKIINMKGIKRTFHFFTQPLIALLLFNLLISFYHLPFIFDSIMAQPLLHEPYHVVLLLTSIFMWWPVIAPLPEENRLSDLQKVGYIFADGVLLTPACALIIFADTIIYDTYMNAPQIFEYLAPLDDQQAGGVIMKIAQEIIYGGILLYILIRWVRKERKNDKEEEQKIIEEARARLSLNE; via the coding sequence ATGCACAATCATCAGGATATTGGTTCTTTAAGTGAGTTTGGAATGACAACACTTTGGAATCCATTTGTTCTTTTACTATCGGTCGCGGTCCTCGGCATATATTTCTTTTATACACACAAAGGCCCATATAAAGATAAAGTCACGAGACTTCAGCAGGTATGGTTCACGGTTGCTGTAATTTGCGTTTACGTTGCAAAAGGTACGCCATTGAGTGTCATTGGCCATCATTATTCATTTACCTTTCATATGATTCAAATGAGCTTGTTGTACTTCATCGTTCCACCGTTAGCATTGATCGGATTACCTGCTGACTTTCTAAGAAAAATCATTAATATGAAAGGAATCAAACGAACGTTTCATTTTTTCACACAACCGTTAATTGCTTTGCTGTTGTTTAATTTACTAATATCGTTTTATCATTTGCCTTTTATCTTTGATTCAATTATGGCACAACCACTTTTACATGAGCCTTATCATGTAGTTCTTCTATTAACATCCATTTTTATGTGGTGGCCAGTCATTGCTCCTTTACCTGAGGAAAATCGTTTATCTGACCTTCAAAAAGTAGGATACATTTTTGCTGATGGTGTATTGTTGACTCCAGCATGTGCGTTGATAATTTTTGCAGATACTATTATTTACGATACTTACATGAACGCTCCACAAATATTTGAATACCTAGCTCCTTTAGATGATCAGCAAGCAGGAGGAGTCATTATGAAGATTGCACAAGAAATCATTTATGGCGGTATTCTTCTATACATCTTGATACGCTGGGTACGTAAGGAAAGAAAAAATGACAAAGAAGAAGAACAAAAAATTATCGAAGAGGCGAGGGCACGATTATCGCTTAATGAATAA
- the eis gene encoding enhanced intracellular survival protein Eis yields the protein MEIRTIKENEFDDFIKMGEFAFQYELSEVEKQKRKKFMDLKMCWAIFDDGKMVSKLTIHPMEIWMGEKVFSMGGIAGVATWPEHRRKGFVQTLMRKSLEVMKENNQTVSMLYPFSFSFYRKYGWEMTHSIKHYEITPQQIGKRNPSINGIVSRIDHDSDRLDRIYNRFAKRYSGTLKRTKEWWQYSILDNSNDVVAVYQNSAKEDRGYMIYNVKKETMTIDEMVALDGEAKTELLQFIGNHDSMVNKIRLQVPENDDLAFDLSDPKIKQEIKSFFMSRIVDIEAFLKEYPYQSEFKEPIILHVEDKFADWNNGTFIVKSNERGITVEKYKVKEGSSCQHPPLRGLRCDINTLSALFLHHQRPVRLMEKNRILGHEQEITKLEKVINNQQTFLYDSF from the coding sequence ATGGAAATTCGTACAATCAAGGAAAACGAGTTCGATGATTTTATAAAAATGGGCGAGTTTGCGTTTCAATATGAGTTATCAGAAGTTGAAAAGCAGAAACGTAAAAAGTTCATGGATCTCAAGATGTGTTGGGCGATCTTTGATGATGGGAAAATGGTTTCTAAGCTGACGATCCATCCAATGGAAATATGGATGGGGGAGAAAGTGTTTTCGATGGGAGGAATTGCCGGAGTTGCAACATGGCCTGAGCATAGAAGGAAGGGATTTGTGCAGACATTAATGAGGAAATCCCTTGAAGTAATGAAAGAAAATAACCAAACTGTTTCTATGCTTTATCCCTTCTCCTTTTCCTTCTATCGTAAATACGGTTGGGAAATGACCCATAGTATTAAACATTATGAGATTACACCTCAACAAATCGGGAAGAGAAATCCCTCTATTAATGGAATAGTTAGTAGAATCGATCACGATTCAGACCGACTTGATCGTATCTATAATCGCTTTGCTAAACGATATTCAGGAACCTTAAAACGGACAAAAGAATGGTGGCAATATTCAATCCTCGACAACTCGAACGATGTTGTTGCTGTTTATCAAAACTCCGCCAAAGAAGATCGGGGCTATATGATTTATAACGTCAAAAAGGAAACGATGACGATTGATGAGATGGTTGCATTGGATGGAGAAGCAAAAACAGAGTTGCTTCAGTTTATCGGAAACCATGATTCTATGGTCAACAAAATTCGTCTACAGGTTCCAGAGAATGATGATTTAGCATTTGACCTTTCGGATCCTAAAATTAAACAGGAAATTAAGTCTTTCTTCATGTCCAGAATTGTCGATATTGAAGCTTTTTTGAAAGAATATCCTTATCAATCGGAGTTTAAGGAACCGATCATCCTCCATGTGGAAGATAAATTTGCCGACTGGAACAATGGAACGTTCATTGTGAAGAGTAATGAACGTGGAATTACAGTTGAAAAGTATAAAGTTAAAGAGGGTTCGAGCTGCCAGCATCCTCCTCTAAGAGGATTACGGTGTGATATAAATACTCTTAGCGCACTGTTTTTGCATCATCAACGACCGGTAAGATTAATGGAGAAAAATCGGATTCTAGGTCATGAACAAGAAATAACGAAACTGGAAAAGGTCATAAACAATCAACAAACCTTTCTTTATGATTCTTTCTAA
- a CDS encoding YugN family protein gives MKFEEISLAGKVLNFELLEHLMHDVGLVRAGQWDYERITYDYKFENMDNGEIYYLRVPCYAVEGEVESPHALIKIMEPYLGKHYYPHGVEYDEDFPKSIVDSCKKILNQLKEEIEKHHSE, from the coding sequence ATGAAATTCGAAGAGATTAGTTTAGCGGGAAAAGTTCTCAACTTTGAACTTTTAGAACACCTTATGCATGATGTAGGATTAGTCCGAGCAGGGCAATGGGATTATGAACGCATTACATATGATTATAAATTTGAAAATATGGATAACGGCGAAATTTATTACTTGCGTGTACCATGTTATGCTGTTGAGGGCGAAGTGGAATCACCTCATGCACTCATTAAAATAATGGAACCTTATCTTGGTAAGCATTACTATCCCCATGGCGTTGAATACGATGAGGATTTCCCCAAGAGCATCGTAGATAGCTGTAAAAAAATCTTAAATCAGTTAAAAGAAGAAATTGAAAAGCATCACTCTGAGTAA
- the safA gene encoding SafA/ExsA family spore coat assembly protein codes for MLKKWIIPLLCVIMLIGIHSPAHAQTQSQTVHIVKWGDTLWKISKRYQIGLSEIIEANPQFENPDLIYPGDKVRIPRKQQIKQIEHQAIQLTNEYRAKNGLKPLTPDWQLSRVARYKSMDMKNKGYFSHRSPTYGSPFDMMRDFNIQYTAAGENIAMGQSTPQAVVRAWMNSAGHRRNILNQRYTHIGVGYVEGGSGRYYWTQMFIRK; via the coding sequence ATGCTGAAAAAATGGATTATTCCGCTTCTATGTGTGATCATGCTGATTGGAATCCACTCACCAGCACATGCTCAGACCCAAAGTCAAACTGTTCATATTGTTAAATGGGGGGATACACTTTGGAAGATTTCAAAACGTTACCAAATCGGATTAAGTGAAATCATCGAAGCAAACCCGCAATTTGAAAATCCAGATTTAATTTATCCTGGTGATAAAGTTCGTATCCCGAGAAAACAACAGATCAAACAAATTGAGCATCAGGCGATCCAGCTTACGAATGAATACCGTGCGAAAAATGGCCTCAAGCCATTGACACCTGATTGGCAGTTATCAAGAGTTGCCCGTTACAAATCGATGGACATGAAGAATAAGGGGTATTTTTCTCATCGATCGCCAACTTATGGTTCACCCTTCGATATGATGAGAGACTTCAATATTCAATATACTGCTGCAGGCGAAAACATTGCGATGGGGCAGTCTACTCCACAAGCGGTTGTTCGAGCATGGATGAATAGTGCGGGTCACCGAAGGAATATTCTCAACCAAAGATATACTCATATTGGAGTAGGATATGTAGAAGGTGGATCAGGGCGATATTATTGGACTCAAATGTTTATAAGAAAGTAG
- a CDS encoding CBS domain-containing protein, whose product MKKIRGLMTTNVDYCTTLDNVFEAAVKMKNDNVGAIPVCENDKLVGLITDRDIVVRGVAEKKPNASKITDVMSDHIISGTPDMDVEEAVQIMAKHEVRRLPIVENDRLVGIVSLGDLATHSESNHQAGIALTEISEAEPDQQIH is encoded by the coding sequence ATGAAGAAAATACGTGGCCTAATGACAACAAATGTTGATTACTGCACAACATTGGATAATGTATTCGAGGCAGCTGTTAAAATGAAAAACGATAATGTAGGAGCAATCCCGGTTTGTGAAAATGACAAGCTCGTAGGTTTGATAACAGATCGAGATATTGTTGTTCGAGGTGTAGCGGAAAAGAAGCCTAATGCTTCCAAAATAACAGACGTCATGAGTGACCATATCATCAGTGGAACACCGGATATGGATGTTGAAGAAGCGGTTCAGATTATGGCTAAACATGAGGTAAGACGGTTGCCAATCGTTGAGAATGATAGGTTGGTCGGTATCGTATCCCTTGGTGACTTGGCTACACACTCGGAAAGCAATCACCAAGCGGGAATCGCACTTACCGAAATATCAGAAGCAGAACCAGATCAACAAATCCATTAA